The following are encoded in a window of Amycolatopsis lexingtonensis genomic DNA:
- a CDS encoding NAD(P)-dependent alcohol dehydrogenase: MKALVQRVYGPPDSLTWEDVPDPVPAEGEVLVRVRATSVNPYDWHFLRGEPYVARLMTGGFGLRRPPAGVLGCDLAGRVETAGTRFAPGDDVYALLPRGAHAEYVCVPEDLLAPMPANLSHEQAATMPMAAVTALLALRGVTPGQRVLVNGASGGVGTFAVQLAKALGAHVDAVCGAANANLVRSLGAGHVVDYRTGDFTRGGRRYDFVLDIAGGRSVFACRRILERGGTFVAVGGPAGRWLQPAGHVFAALAAGPFARRRVVLADAVACPDKPAVLGELTAFAESGALTPVIDRTYPFDDLRAAFAYQEAGHTRGKVAVSLGAR; encoded by the coding sequence ATGAAGGCCCTCGTCCAGCGTGTGTACGGCCCGCCCGACAGTCTGACCTGGGAAGACGTGCCCGATCCGGTACCGGCGGAAGGCGAGGTCCTGGTCCGGGTGCGCGCCACCTCGGTCAACCCGTACGACTGGCACTTCCTGAGAGGCGAGCCCTACGTGGCCCGCCTGATGACCGGCGGCTTCGGGCTCCGCCGCCCACCCGCCGGCGTCCTCGGCTGCGACCTGGCCGGCCGGGTCGAGACCGCCGGGACGCGGTTCGCGCCCGGCGACGACGTCTACGCGCTGCTGCCGCGCGGCGCCCACGCCGAGTACGTCTGCGTGCCCGAAGACCTGCTGGCGCCGATGCCGGCGAACCTGTCGCACGAGCAGGCCGCGACGATGCCGATGGCGGCCGTCACCGCGCTGCTCGCGCTGCGTGGTGTGACGCCGGGACAGCGGGTCCTCGTCAACGGCGCCTCCGGGGGTGTCGGCACCTTCGCCGTCCAGTTGGCCAAGGCGCTCGGCGCGCACGTCGACGCCGTGTGCGGCGCGGCCAACGCCAACCTGGTGCGCTCGCTCGGTGCCGGGCACGTCGTCGACTACCGGACCGGGGACTTCACGCGCGGCGGCCGCCGCTACGACTTCGTGCTGGACATCGCCGGCGGCCGGTCGGTGTTCGCCTGCCGTCGGATCCTCGAGCGCGGCGGCACGTTCGTCGCCGTCGGCGGCCCGGCCGGGCGCTGGCTGCAGCCCGCGGGGCACGTCTTCGCCGCGCTGGCCGCCGGTCCGTTCGCGCGACGGCGGGTCGTGCTCGCCGACGCGGTGGCCTGCCCGGACAAGCCGGCGGTCCTGGGCGAGCTGACCGCGTTCGCCGAGTCCGGCGCGCTCACGCCGGTCATCGACCGGACCTACCCGTTCGACGACCTGCGTGCCGCGTTCGCCTACCAGGAAGCCGGGCACACCAGGGGAAAGGTCGCCGTCAGTCTCGGAGCGCGGTGA